The window TAGATAGAGTATGCGAGTTGAAGTTTCAGAGGAACCTTTTTGTGTCCATATATAAGTGGACAGTGTCTCGAGAGAAAGATCTGAAGGTGGCCTTCAGACCATCTCTTATGTTGTACTAGTGACTGCAACAGTGTTGTGGGCGCAACACCCAAGAAGCCCTTCCTTTCTGGATTGAAATAGACGGATTTCCAACCTCTACATTGTATTGAGAATCCTGTGATAATGTCTTCCACTGCACAATCATACTTAAGGCCCATCTGCAATTCAACATAAAGATTAAGTTTTTTAGCTTAAGAAATAGGAAAAAGCTTTACAGGCAGGAAATTCATGAGACAGAGAGACAGAAGAACCTCCTTTCCCCATTGACTGTTCTCTTCGTAGGTACAACTTGCAAGGACCTTACATGATTCTTCTAATACACTAGCactttctcttcctcttctGTCATTCTCTCTCTTCCATTCTCTCTCACATTCCTTGCCATATTTCATTCCACACAGTGCCACTCTCCTATGAAAGCACCCGGTACCAATATAGAAAGGTCCTCCATTAGAATCAAGGCCTGGAAGTTCCACCTTTTTCACCAGTCATGCCAAAAGCCAACAATAAAATCATTAGGAAGTCATTGCTAATGCCTACCTCCTCTAGGCCAAGCAGTAAGGAATAAATAATTCTTTCCAATCTTGCCTACCTGAATAATCACCCTAAAGCAGGTGCCATATAAGTCATTCCTAGTAAGATTATCGTAGCACTGTGGAAACTGGACATAAGCAATTTCATGGCCCTTCTCTTCATCCATGAAAAAACACAGAGCATCTCTCACTGATTCTGAATTGTTGGAGTACATGTCACAGTCCACATTAAGAATAATCGAGCCATTGCTTATCTTTGATGACACCCTTATCTGTTCAACAAAATCAGAGTCACCTACATTAAGATAATTGGCAGTGGTTCACTGTAGGAAAGCTGAAGTCATTTAAGCTTACGAGTGCATTCATGGCTCCAGCTTTAAAATTGTGATGGTATTGGGGTCTCTTCTCACGGGACAAGTATACTAGAGTTGGCAAAGGTTGTCCTTCAGAGTCCACAGCCTTGGGGTCTCTCCCATCAATCACTATCTGTTACTTTATATAATATTAGTAAAAGATGAATCAAAgataaatatggagaaaaacCAAGAAGAGATGTATTGATTTTCAAGAAGAAATCTCTTGgaataggaaaaaaatacacaaattaGTAGAATAACTACTTGAACAATGGACTGATGGTCATGCCGTGTTGAAGCACTGTTCCACTCCAGAAATCCCTTGTGCTCCTTTCTTATTTCTTCTGAAATTCTCCCCAGTCTAGTGGTGGTTTCGATTCTATTCTTCATGTCTTCATACAATTCCTATAATGAGAAAAGGAATAGAACTTCTAAATCGTATGTAGAAAAACTCTAAAAAGATTTGCCTAGTATGGGAGTTACACATACTCATTACAAcatggaaagagagaaaaattcaAGTACCATACCACATGCCATTACAGTCTGATGAACATTTTCTTTGTTCTCCTAAGAGTTTAAGTTCCTAGGatttggacttttttttttttaatttttaatttttaatttttatttatttgtgggCATACATGTGGGCTCAACAAATCaggaaaataaatatgtattgAGGTTTGAATACATGATCTCCCACCCAGCCTGCTTTatcaattttactaaaaacttaACTTTGCAGGATTTGCACccataatatatattatactcTTCCACACTCATCATTATTTATGATCTCTAAATTGTTTGCAGGATTTGGATCTATAATATATGTTATACTCTTCCACTCTTCATCAATTATGATCTATAAATTGCTTGTACGATTTGGACCCATAATATGTCTTGTACTCTATCATATTCCTCAATTCTAATCCCTCATAGAATTTATTTGAGTGGTCATAATGCAAGTCAAATCTTAAGAGAAAGGAAGGAATTTCATCTTCGTCACAGTTTTAAAACgtgtctacttggttaagagaaacctctacatatatagtatTAGGAACATtttcccctatccgatgtgagaCATTACAAACGCCCTTCCATGTAGATACaatgtcctcgttgtgtcctatgggattgtggggccaaacaaacaaacactccttacggggccaaacaaacccccacaccggggttggggatcggctctgataccatttgtaacaatCTGTTcccaatcgtgtagatattatccgctttggacccaaagaggccatcatgactttaaaacgcgtctacttggtttaaaggagcctctacatatatagcgccagaaacattctcccctatctgatgtgggacatcacactTGCCTTTTGCAAAGTCCTTAAACCATATTTTACACtgcttttaaaaaacacttaattttactttaaaaaatatttttgagaaaaaaatatggtcgcttcataaaatttaaaaaacatttctaaaaaattaaaaaatcttagcATTCTATATATGATcctcccataaaaaaaaaaaaaaaaaaaaaaaaaaaaaaaaaaaaaaaatcttcttctaAAGAACACTACCGAGCACACACTCATTCATTCATTATCTTCCCTGCAAAACTTTCCGGAAAAGATGCAACAATTTTGAAGTGGGTCAGACTGATGATGCACAGCGGTCGACATTAATGTTGGGGATCTTTCGTATCTTAAATAGTTACTCATTAAAAGGACAGCATCCTTCTTACTGTCTGAGGCTCTCTTCCAGCTTCGATTATTTCCTTTAACAATTGGGTCTTTGGAATGAAGTCAGAGCAGCCTTGGAAGTAGTTGCAGCTTGCAAATATATGTTGACAATTGATCTTAAACCAAAATTCATAGAATCCAAGgagaaaaaaacagagaaagtTGTACCTTGATGGACAACCACTCCTGAGCCATGAGAGGATTGCTATCAGGGGGTTCAGAAGTTGTGGAAAAATAAGCAGCAGGTGATCTTGGTTCTATACTGAACTTCCTACAAAATGGTAGCCAATGTTTTGAGAAGCGAGAGGCCTCCAACAAAGCATAGAAGGTCAGGTCTGAGCCTCCATCATCAGAGAGATAGACGCTTAGGTTCTGTGATGGGTAATTGTAAGCCATGACTGATAAAACAGTGTTGATGACCATGATGGGTGGCTCTATTCTTGGATCTGCAGTGCACACAAATATGTCTATGCCCGGCAAAACCTCCTCATATCTGCAATGAAATTTCAGAACGAGCCATTAGCAGGTGAAGATAGGAGCAAGAAGAGGGAGAGAGATTGAAAAAACCTCTGAGAGAGCCTGTCTTTGAAGGTGTAACGATAGATGGGGCTCCATCTAACAAGCTGAGTGAGAAACCAGTAGAAACTGAACAACAACTCAGATGGAAACAATCCCATCCAAGCCCATCTTCTTAGCAATTGTGCGCCTGCAGGTGGGAAGTGAACCACCCTGTAAACCCAGATAAAAATAATACCCACAAACACTGATGCTGCATAACATCTGTATAGGATACGACCCTTTGCAACCTTGGTTTCAAAGAGAGGAAGATAGCCATCTCTGCCCATTTCTACACTGCCTCTCTCTCCATTCATTTCCATGACCTTATAGAGTcacatgactttttttttttttttcagtggaTTATTGGAAGGACACCATTGGTGGAGCCCTTTTTTCGAAATTTACAGTCCTTGTATGCTATACTTTGTCACCATGTGAGTGGGTAACATTGGGTGGGCAGGCCAAaggatggttttattttttaaatattttgaacacatttaaaaatcaaagaattttgATCTATGGAAATTAATGACTAGTTGGTGTTAGTCTTTGAACGAAAGAGTACTTTGCAGTATCATATTAAATTCGTTTGTCTAATATCATTTCAAATCATGTAAGGTCACATGGCGACTAAGttgttattaaaaaatgctttcacgtatatgaaaaatatgactaCTCCAACgcaaaaacaatataaaaaagattAGGGTGAAGAATGTgattaagttaataaaatatatatatatgattaaagATATAATGTACTAAAGCAGTAAGAATGTTGTCATATTCCTAGTAAGGACAAGTTGGTCTTGAAATTTTGTCTCAAAAAATCTCCTGTCACCTTCAAAACGTAAGAGAAGGTCTCACAATCTCTTTCAAAGTTATAAATGACTTTTTTAAAACACAACTAATATAGATCAAGATAAGAATAAATGTCTCTTTCACAATgcttttggaaagtatttttaatataaaattaaaaaaatttttttttttttttaaaattgaatatttggtaaatttttaaaaatcatttgaaatattttttaaagaaatatatgatagatggttcttttaaaaaaaatattttttaatgaaatttaaaaaaatatttttaagaagttgaaaattttcttatagtgttttttgaagaagtatttgatAGAAATGGAAATATAGAGAAATAGTAATATAGTATGATGTAATAAGATgtaaaaaaaagagtaaagtAATTGGACAATGTAAACATATTCAAAAGTGAGATTTTGtggaaaaatattagtttgCAATAGAAAATAAGGGCAAAAATAATGATGTTGAATGTGTAATGTACAGTGAATAAGGAATGATAGATAAATagaatttgtgaaaaaaaagaaaaaaattaaggatgTGTGGTTGGACAAGGAATTGATGTTTTGATGTTGTATGGTAAAGgaggaaaacaaaatttaaatatagaATTAGTTATTATAAggattaattaataataagggatataacttttttattttttattttattttatggtacatcat of the Vitis vinifera cultivar Pinot Noir 40024 chromosome 10, ASM3070453v1 genome contains:
- the LOC100852513 gene encoding cellulose synthase-like protein E6 translates to MEMNGERGSVEMGRDGYLPLFETKVAKGRILYRCYAASVFVGIIFIWVYRVVHFPPAGAQLLRRWAWMGLFPSELLFSFYWFLTQLVRWSPIYRYTFKDRLSQRYEEVLPGIDIFVCTADPRIEPPIMVINTVLSVMAYNYPSQNLSVYLSDDGGSDLTFYALLEASRFSKHWLPFCRKFSIEPRSPAAYFSTTSEPPDSNPLMAQEWLSIKELYEDMKNRIETTTRLGRISEEIRKEHKGFLEWNSASTRHDHQSIVQIVIDGRDPKAVDSEGQPLPTLVYLSREKRPQYHHNFKAGAMNALIRVSSKISNGSIILNVDCDMYSNNSESVRDALCFFMDEEKGHEIAYVQFPQCYDNLTRNDLYGTCFRVIIQVELPGLDSNGGPFYIGTGCFHRRVALCGMKYGKECEREWKRENDRRGRESASVLEESCKVLASCTYEENSQWGKEMGLKYDCAVEDIITGFSIQCRGWKSVYFNPERKGFLGVAPTTLLQSLVQHKRWSEGHLQIFLSRHCPLIYGHKKVPLKLQLAYSIYNLWAAYSLATLCYAAVPSLCLLGGISLFPEIWSLWVLPFAYVIIAKHAYSLGEFHWYGGTIQGWWNDQRIWMFRRTTSYFFAFLDTILRILGFAETTFAVTAKVCDEDVSQRYEQEIMEFGSPSPMFTILATLALLNLFSFVCGIKRVVVDIQIKPLESLALQIILCGVLVLINLPVYQGLFFRKDKGTMPTSVTYKSVSLALLACSIALY